The Aspergillus flavus chromosome 2, complete sequence region GGTGCGCAGCTCGCTTGCGTGCGCAGCTCGCTTATCGATTAcgttaaatatatatatattatataagccaGCGGCCCGCCAGCGGCTCGCTTACGCGGGACCTAGTTGCCTAAGACAACCGCCGTTacaaaaaaatattaaagatatatatagctttataaattaagttaatttcttattttttaatagtagagattataaatagaactctgtctttcttttctactaATTCTTTTAAATTTTTCAACGCTTTTAGtagtatagttaataattaaattaaatagactTTTTTACTACGGTTAAAACGCGTGGGGTGAAACGCTCGGTTACATGGAACGCGCTCACTTTCCAATTATGTTAACCAATTAATGAATGTTGTAGCTCTTAGAATAAAGACCCCGCAAAAAGGCGGTGAGTTACCCCTCGGCCATTTATCCTCTTGTTATCATCATTGTGGCTAGTTGTTACTAGTTGTTACTATTCGGCTTCTTCATACCTATTCTAGGCTAATTTCCAAGCAAGCTACGACTATGTAATGGCGTTTCTTCGTTTGCCAGATGAATTGCTGCTATCTGTTGTGAGCTACTTGACCCTGCAGAGGGAAATAAATTCTTTTGCTCGAACCAATGCCCGTTTATACAATCTTCTCAATACCTatctctatagatataatGTGGAGCAAAATAAAAGCTCTGCTCTTCTGTGGGCTGCAAAGAACGGACAGGAGGAAACAGCCAAGAAGTCGATAGCGGAAGGAGCCAATGTTCAACTTGTGTCTGAATTAAACCGGACTCCGCTTTCATGGGCAGCCTGGAATGGGAATGAGACGGTGGTTAAGTTGCTTCTCGCAACGGATGGCGTCGATCCAAACCCTCCAAGCTCAGGAGGAGAGACTCCGCTATCGCTGGCGGCTTGGAACGGTCACGAGGAGGTAGTAAAGCTACTTCTTGCGACACAGGGAGTTAAACCAGACTCCAGAACGTCAAGGGGAGAGACCTCATTATCTTTACAGGCAAGTGCAAAACCAGCCTCACCACTTCACACACATAGGTTCCTTATGGGCCCCACCGCCAAGACGCTATCTCGAGAAATAGGTGCGATTCAGACGAGTATGATTTGTACTCACTTATATCAATTCAGACAGTATAATATTTCAAATGACAGATCTGCATAGCATTATTCATGTAGTGGTGCCCTGAACACCATTGTTTTCTTAGGAAAACGTGTGGACGCGGAGTTATCCTGTACTAGAAATGGACGGTGGTAAGATCGCCACTCTTTCGATCTTGAGAGTACATTTCACCAACATCATAGGCTTATGTAAGTTTTCTTCTGGTGAAGCCCTTCTTTCACAAATAATTTTCAAAAAGAAGGAGCAAAAATGGGACTAAGTGACAGCTGCTATATACGAAATGCTATAAAAGAAACTCGCCCTGATGCGTGTCCTAGGGCTATCAAGTTGCCATGAATCGCAAAAGAGGTAGGTCGGAATTCAGTGGGAAGCCACAGTACATTACTTCCATTCAGCTGTATCCACTGCCTTTCCTTGTCGAAGATATCCAAATCCACATTGGTCAAATTAGGTGCATGATTTTCCCACCCGAATTGAACATCAAGGGAGCCTAAATTTGTCCATATATATGAACCATCCGGGGCAAATTCAAGGTAATGGACAAGTCCGTTGACATTTAAAGTCTGTAGCAGCGCTCCCGTCGCTATGTTCCAGAGGCGCACTGTCTGATCATGTGAGCCAGTCGCCAGCAGCCGGCCGTCGGGAGAGAAGGCCACCGAATGAATTCGATCCGAATGACCGTTAAAAGTTTGCTGCGGTGCTCCTGCCGCTAGGTCCCAAAAACGCACTATACTATCCCTGGAGCCGGACGCGACCAGCTGGCCGTGGGGCGAGAAGGCTACCGACCGGATCGCGCCTGACTGAACAAGGGTTTGCTGGAGTGCACCCGTCTCTGTGTCCCAGAGGCGCATCGTTTTATCGGTAGATCCAGATACCACCAAATAGCTATTGGGCGAGAAGGTTACTGACTGTATGGCATTTAAATGGCCGTTGAAAGTTTTCTGGAGTTTGCCCGTTACCGTATCCCAGAGACGAACTGTCCTATCTTCGGAGCCGGATGCTAGCAGCCGGCCGTTAGGCGAGAAGACTACTGACCGGATCCCACCTAAGTGGCCCGTAAGAGTTCGCTGGAGGGCACCCTTCACTACCTCCCAGAGGCAAATTATGTTGTCTTCGGAGCCGGATGATAGCAACCGGCCATCGGGCGAGAAGACGACAGACAAAACCCTACTCGAATGACCCTTGAGTATCTGCTGGAGGGCACCCGTCTCTGTATCCCAGAGACGGACCGTTCTATCTGTAGATCCGGATACTAGTAACTGGCCATTTGGCGAGAAGGCCACTGACTGTACGGTACCTAGATGGCCCTCGATAGTTTTCTGGAGTTCGCCCGTTACTGTATCCCAGAGACGAACTGTCCTATCTTCGGAGCCGGATGCCAACAGCCGGCCGTTAGGTAAGAAGGCCACCGAATGAATTCGATCCGAATGACCGTTAAGAGTTTGCTGGTATGTGCCCGTTGCTGTGTCCCAGAGACGAACTGTCATATCTTCGGAGCCCGACGCTAGCAGCCGGCCATCGGATGAGAAGGCCACCGAGTTGACCGGTTGTGAGTGGCCTTCAAGTGCCTGTAATTCTGCACTCCATCTTTCCTCAACTTGTGGGAACTGGCAGATCCAACTAGGACCCTCCGACCGGAGCTGTCTACGGATTATTGCCGTTCGAGGTGCAAATACCAGTCCTGCGCAATAAATTTGTAGTGGTGCTTCATCGACTATCTGGCGATTTTTCAAAAGAAAGCGCTTTGCATCGTGAAGAAAGTCCCAAATTGCGGGGGACTCGTTGCCCTACAGCTGTCAGTTCAGGTCATCTATGACTATCTTCTGAACATACCGATATGCCTGTTTGGAGGGTATCAAGGATACCAAGTATTTCCGACGTAAGGCCCAGTAGGCTCATGGCTTCCACCCAGTGCAAAAAATGCGTCTGAAGGAATAAGAATGCATCATGCATCACGTTATTCAAATTTCGGCATTGAATAAGATGATGAGCCCAATATTGGCAGGCGTACTGCAATGCATCAGGAAGGCAGTCATCGATTTTCCGACGATCAATCTCCGCATGATGTGTTCCATCACTTGGCAGTGCACATATATTTTTTCGGAGACCCCCGCACGCAGAAAGGCATTTCAAGGTCAACTCGTAGTGCATCTCTTTTGAGTCCAATCCGAAGGGACTTTTCTCGCGGGTTTCGCGATCAAGGAGATAGTCTCGGAAGGATAGATGGAACAGTCGCACTGGCTGAGTCGGATCTTTTGATATGTTTAGCACTGAATGTAGCAAGCCCAGTCTCCGGTCAATGTGTTCTTTAGGCATTCCAATAAACTGTGAAAGAGAGATGACTGAGAGTGGACTCTCAAGCATCACGATGGTGCCAACAATTTCTCGAAACTCATGGACTAGTATCCTCTCCTTCCGTTTGGTTTGCCCTGTAAGAAGCCGATTGATTACAGGGAAATATGTCGCATTGAACTCAGATCCATCGTTCTCCTGTGCAAGGATCTCTACCAGACTCTCATTTGGGTCCCATTGAGGGTCCTCAAATATACGGCAGGCAGTAGCGGCGAAAATGAATAATGGAACAGATAAAGTCACGAGACTGCGGAAATTAGCATCTCCAGGCCAGTTGTTAGCCAGAGAACGAGCTTTCCGAATCTCGGACAGTCGGGAATCCAAGAACAAGGATATGTCATGTTGTACATCTGGTTCAGGAACGTCATGGAGAATCAGGTCTTCATGCTCGCAGCTTGTGATCTTTGAGAATTCTTGAAGAATAGTCCATTCGGGCCTACTCGTTAGAAAGACTCGCAGATACACAGCTTTTGACTTGCGCAGCTGGGGTAATAACCGGAGAACGATTCGCATCTCCTCATCCCGTTCGCCTTCGTCCAACGCGTCTATCACTATCACCATAGTTCGAGTCTGAGAATCGGTCGATTTTAAACTCAGTAATGGGTGAAGGAGTAGTTTATCGAATTGCTCTTTGAGTGATTTGCCCGCAATGTCGGGTTCATCGTTGATGGTTTGTTGGATAGCCGGGATCAGCTGAGGGGTAGAAATGATCAGTTGCCTAGCGATTGTTTGAAAAAGCTTCATGGCGTTTCCTCGGTCTGCTTCACCCCTTTTAAAAAAGAAGCTAGCGCCTAGAACCTTTGCCTGTTGGAAGTTTTTTGCCACTGTTCGGGCGATTGTTGATTTTCCTGTTCCAGCCCTACCATTCAGCCAGAAAATAGGCTTCCCTTCTGGCGATTTCGCCCATTCTGTGATCTGGAAAAGAAGTTTTGTTCTGGTGCCTTGAAGACATTCTTCCTCGTGTTGATTGGCAAATGAGTCAAATGCTGCCGCTTGAACTGCCGACAACTTGCCCCAATCAATCTTCTGGTCCAGACATTCAACCCTCGTCTGAATGGTGCTATCCAAAGTTAGTGATAGTACACCATGACTAACAAAACTATAAATTACTTTTGGGTGTTATTGAGACTACTCAATTCTCGACTAACTAGACGTTGTTAGTACACGAGCTCGAATGAAGAATAGGATGACCTGAaagatatactattatatatatatttataatatcaAGTCAAGAAAAACCATACAAAGCTAGAAAATCAGAATGTAGGGTCCTAACCTTGTTCAAATTTTTGAGCTACTCGCTCGGCCCAAGGAGGCATGGCATCCACACGTTGCGGCCGTAAAACTAAGAGTAGCCCTCGTGCATACGCAGCAGCAGTGAGCGCAGCATATTTATGCCAGTCATCATTTTTGTGAGAGTCACAGTAATCGCAGATTCCGCGTATTACCAGACATGGAATAGTATTCATCAGACCTGCAGCTTCCATCTCAAAGCACAAAATATTCAGCTCTGGGTCGTTGGCAAATTTGTCTCGCACGATAGCATCCTTGAGCACAGTATTTCCTGACGCGATATTTCCGTAGTGAACATGGAATACACGGTGGCTGCGGCGCTCTGGGCGGACCACTACCGAGTATGAAGCACCTTCGTCGCAAGCTTTTCTATCCACTGGCGGAAATTCGATGGCATAAAGCTGGTCAACGGCTGGTCGTTTATAATCTTCCATATCATCAAGACGCTGGAGATGTTCTGCGAGTCTGTCTGGCTTCCTAATATCACTGAATAGTCGGCGCATCTCCGGAATAACTCCCAGAAGTTTCTCAGGCGGCGCGTTGAGCTGACCCGTCCTCTGGAACCGACCACCTCTGAGCTTGCCCAGATCATATTGTATCACTCCGCCGAACCCATCTCTTGGTTGACTCACGACTACATCCCCTAATCGGATGTCATTTCGGGCTGTCGGAGCGCCGCCTCCAATTCCCACCATTAGTGCGAACCGTAGATGGGGGAACGTTCGAACCATATCTCGGGCAACACAGGCAGCTGAATTGGTGCCATACCGACCGGCTGGAAGACAACCAATCACCACGTAATGCTTCTCAATACGACCGTAGACGTACGTGTTATCATCGTAATCTTCACTGATCTCCGGCCCGGTGAActcttcatcaagcataCGGCATGCACAGAaatattcttcttccaggGCGCAGATCCATGCTACCGTGTAGGAGTCCGTTGAACCCGGGTCTCGTTGCTGAGGTCGATTCATTGTATCAGTAGAGACGAGCTACTGTTTCCACGTCGTCAAAACAAAAATTGCTGGCTGGATCAAGTTCGATATGTCTCAAGATAGAAGGAAGGACGGTGAGGTTAGGTGGAACCAGGAAATGCTTCTGCTTGAAGTTtaaggagaaagaggggcACGCGCCAACAGAGGTGCGGCTATTCCGAAGACGCGTTTCTACTGGTCTAATGGCTGAGGTACGTTTTCGGCAGGTCTGTCGGCCTGGTCTGACCCAGAGCTCTGGGCCACCTCATCAACTTCGGTTGACAGCGCGACAAAGACCACCATGACGCCTCGACTCGCCCACTCCCAGCTTGTGATGATCCGCGACATGATTGACAGCAGATCGCTGACTACCTCTCAGATGGCCGACGCGGCTGGCTGCAGCAAATGTTCGATCATAACCATTAGTAGCAACCGTACAGATTTGAGAGATCATTATCTGCATCAGCTATCAGATTTCGATTTCCGCTCGTATCACCTGGTCTTCATAGACGAACCAGGCTGTGATAAACGGGCTGGCTTCAGGAGGACCCGCTGGTCCCCGCGCGGAGTGGCACCTGTCCAGGTTTCCCGTTTCCAGCGCGGACAGCGGCATCAGATTCTCCAAGTCTATTGCCAAGATGATATCTTGATGTCGTGAATTTTCCAAAGATTGACAGACGCGAGTATATTTGAAGTCTTTATTGAGCAGCTCCTCCATCATTGTGGTGGATGGCCGGGGCCAAAATCCGTTCTTATCATGGACAACGCGTCTTTTCACCACACCGAACGAATAGGAGAGCTATGTTCAAATGTCGGTGTCAAGCTGCTGTACTTACCACCACCATACTCACCTGATTTAAACCCGATCGAAGAGTCCTTTGCGGAGCTCAAAGCATTTGTACCCCacaatccaccaccacatTAAGCAAAATGCTCATGACGTAATGTACACAAGGCCATTTAAATATACCCAATTCCTAAACTAGGGGCTTGGCGGTGGAGGTCCAGAAAGAATGAGTGAGTGTAAATTGGTGAAGCTGGTTTTGCACTTCTCTGTAGCAGCATACAGAGGGCATCAAAAGGTAGTCAAGCAGCTGCTTACGACCGACGGCGTGGACCCATTCACTAAGAATTTCAAGGGGGAGACACCGCTATCACTTGCAGCAGGAAACGGGCATGAGGATATGGTCAGGCTGCTACTCAAAGTGGAGGGTTCTGACCCAGATACTAAGGATTTCCTGGGGGAGACTCCACTATGCTGGGCGGCAGGTAACGGACATGAGACAGTGGTCAAGCTATTACTCGTCACTGGGGTGGACCCAGAATCTAAGGATTCCGACGGACGAACACCCTTTGTCGTTAGCGGCAGGAAATTTACGAGACCCGTAATTTTAGTGCCCCTTATATTTACATTGTCAAATATCTTACACTTGGATAGCAGTCAGCTGCAGTGGCAATCTAGAAGTGAGCCATTGCTCTAAACCATATCACGGATAAACTCCAAGGTCGATGAAGCAGGATTGGGGCCATCGCTTTTTGCCCTACGAGGATGATCGACGAGATCTTCCGGGAAGGATCCTTGGTAGGTTCCTGGGGATATATCCACGTGGCTTGATGGACACGTTTGTACATGGAGATACAGATTATGTAAAATATTTTGCGTCATGGGACAACGAGTACCATGCAATACGGAAACTCGTAAATAAGTACTTTCAAAAACCTTTACAAAAGTGGCCTAGCGTGTTTCATATGAGGGTACCTGAAAGTATTGAAATGTGTAAAATTTGCAGCGGTATTGCACCCAGCTGTAACTTAGGGTTCCTTGAGACCTCGCACTTCGTATTAAAATCCTGGATTGAAGCCATAGTGGTAGAACTCTCTGTGACAAGGAAATAAACAGTTATAGTGCTGAACCAGGTTGCGTCTTTCTGCCTGCTAAATGCTAAGATGGACACCCGGAGCCCGATCCCTGTTTTACCTCGATCTGAAGGTATGACTGTGATGGGGACCCCTGAACTCTGAATGGAAAAATAGTTGGGTTAGAGAAAGCCTTTCAACTAATGGGCGTGGTGGACATTGCCATCTAGGGGAGGGTGTGCTACAGTAGAGTTGGTGTATTGCGGAATCGCCGATGAGGCTGTGCCTCAGTGCAAAATATGAGCGCTCAGGCCGTCGAGCACGCGTACATCCTTATGCAGTTTATACTACAATTAGAAGGTGCATTCGGCATACAGATAGCCGAATACGACTGCAGCCTTCAAGCAAAGGATTTCCCCCTATGTAGTCTAGAATCTGCCCAAGCATATATAGCTCGTCACTCACAAACTAGATCCTCTACACTGACCACTacattcttcctttgacCAAACCACATACCATTTGAGCCTGTCTCCATGATGGCCTCAGGTGAAAAGCGGCCTCAGTCTGTCGAATTTGAAAGTCAGGATTCGAAGCGGATGACTGCTGACCACATCCAACTACTACCGCTCATAGAGGTGAGAAGCAGTCTATGGTGGTTTACATTGAATTACTGACCTACCATGGCATCATAGCAACCTAAATGTGCAAGCCAGAGTCAGGTCCATGCATCCGACTCTACTGCAGAAGTAATGGACTCTACCTATATTCGCGCTCTGGAAGGCCTGTCTAGGAACAGCTATGccgaggaaaatgaagattCTCCTAAAGACCAGGTAATTAGTCCTCGTGTTGTGTAACAAAATCCACACTAATATAAACAAGGTAGAAATTATGGCAGAAAATTCGTCTAAAGTCCACAATTCCTTGGTGGATTTCGTAATCAAAGCTGAGTAAGTACTTGCCTAGATAGCACAACCACTTTCTAATATATCTTAGTGAAAACGACTGCCTGGCCTCAACtgtatttattatatttgcAGAATAGTGAGTACAGTACTCGgagaattatatagatactaattaTTCAGCAATGAGGATATATTCACAACCTATATGGTAAGCTCGACCCTCAATGGTTATACCCTTACTAATATCGACGAGAAACTTCGTAACCTCGAGCCATAAAACTACTCTGTTTTCAGCTGGTTTGTCCCATGTCGACGATCGTCTCTATCCATAGAGGGAAAACAATTTAGATCTATTGCTCATAGCACAGCGCGCAACAACCTCGAAGAGATAAGAATACGTACTAGGTAAGACCTGCCATCTAGTCAAAGTAAAGGCGACTAATCTCTATAGTGCTGCTGACAAAGTTTTCCTTCTGGGTATTGAGTCTGGTGCCTTGGGAATTTCCTTACTCCTCTCAGAGAGCTGTGAGTATAATTACCCTAcaatataaactatattaacGATACTAGTAATTTCTACCAATAATATTGAAGCGGTCGCGTTCTTTATCGAAGAAAGCCCAGTACCTTCCGTCTATTAGAGCGTGTCTAATACAAGTGAATGGTTCTTTGAGGTGACTAAGCTATATCATGATACTGTATACCGTGCTAACTAATTGAATTTCAAAACAGCATTCTCGGGTGTTTGTGAGACGCAGTCATGATATATGGGGCTTACCTATAAAGAAGCGTGCGAAAAACCGTTATGGTGTACTTATACCATCTGAGGAGGCATCCTTTCAAATGAACATCGACGAGACTCTTGCGTGGATGCAGAAGGCCTTTAACTAGTGACATTTGCTTCGGCTAAACAGCTTTTGACTAATTGGcgatataatttttattcatTTGAGTAGTCAGTTGATGTAGCCACAATGTATAACCCTCACCCTACTCCTGGCATATATCATGTTCGCAATTAGTCCGATATTTATGATCTCCGTCAATACAGGGTTTATTTCGCTTCTTTGTTCTGGATCTTATATAGAAGCATGTCATGCCCACCGTGACATCTGGCACTGCCTCCTACCCTAATTCCCAAGTTCACGCGCTAGACGCTCCTCCCTTTCCCTATAATGTCATTACCCCTTTGGCAATATCACAGGGACCAACACAGTCGGGCAGGCCCCATTCCTCCTCATGTCTTTGGTCTTGCTACTACAAGCACCCCCTTTAGTGAACAGCTGGGGCgaatagttttaattaacACGGAACTATGCCGGCTAAACATCCTCAATAATCTCGATCCCGATCTCGGCGTGATCGATACCAGTGTTTTTCTGTATGTcttagaagaagaaagcttAGGACATTACCTGGAAGATTTCTGTCGCTTACGGCACTACCCAGTTGAGTGGGCGCACCAGCGACCGAAAGATGCTAGTACCTATCAGCCTTATGAACACCCGTATTGGGAAGACTGTGATTGGTTCACACCTACACTACTCCTGAGTTTCATTTGGCGGCTACGGAAGGGGATGGTGGAACTCGAGATCGTGGAAGATCATGAAGTGATATTAATGGAGTTTGAATGCAAGTTCAACAGGCGTGTCAGTCAGCTGCATATGTCACATGGAAATAGTGGATCTACAGTCGGTTTTCTTCGAACTGATAGTATACTACAAAGATATATTGCGTTGGCATATCATCTGGAAACAAAGGACAAGGGGCAATATGAGGACTGTCAGGAGAATCTCCGAATAGAATGCGCGCTATATGGTTACTCTTCCAATTGGGTGCCCGGCGCATATGTGCAGCAGACAAACATCACGGAGGATCTCGGGTTTAATCATCGGCAGCTATTACGTTATTGATCTGATGCTTAAAGCTAGGGGTCTATTCGGACAGGGCACCCATCTACTGCCTTTCTACATAGACTTTTTGTCTAGCAGAATAAAACCTCAGcataattataattctattttatgAGAAGATGCGCTCCCCAGCGTAGGGGGTGACGTCCCCCTGATGTCTCTGAAATGAGCGGAGGTACCCCCCGGAGCGACGGGCTTTTAGACATATACTGTTGGGGATATGGTAGTCATGGTGCGACCTTGATGCCATTCGtgttttggtcgagtgggacTAGGATATACTATAGTTTCAATGAAAATAATTTTGTAGATAACCAAGGTGTCTTCCTAGAAATAGGAAGAAAAACCACGAAATGATTGAAGTTAATCTTTTACATAATTGGGAAAGGGGGATCGGGTCGTTCTGTGAGTGGGTGCTTTTGTGGTAATCGAAGTAATCAGTCCTCTCTCATCCCACTGATTTCCCCATATTTGCTGCTTCTGATTATCTGGTTCAATGAGATACTGCctggatttttttttatattcgAGCCTGAGAGTACAGCCATTTTTAGtatgttctctttctctcgtAGCGCCTTCGAGACCGATAATATTATCCCGTGTCATTGCTGTTATACCAGGATCATGATAGAAGGAATATTCGCAGTATAGCTCTCCCTCTTTTTCAGAGAACATGTTCTCTAGTGGAAGATGTAATACTTCGTCTGGAGCTATGACATCACGGATATTGAGAGTAATTCCCGATTCATGGTACAGTTCATACTTATTTCTGTGGTTCCAGCCATCCTGAAGAGACTTGAAGAATTTACCCGAGTCATACCGGAGGTCACCGAAGTAGTCCGTTATTATAAGGACCCAGTAACGTGATTTCTTTTCGCCAGGTCGAAAGGTACTCAGATGGgagccgagaagaagaggaagagccCGGTCATGTTTCTTGGCCAAGTCGAGCCATTCTTTAtgtttaaaaataaactCCCATAGATGCCTTAAGCGAAGGTGACCGATAATACGGCACCAGACATCCTTTAAGACATTAATACTGGGCATTGTAAATAGGAAGGTATCGACTTATAATTCTGAAGGTGGGCACGaggctatat contains the following coding sequences:
- a CDS encoding ankyrin repeat-containing domain protein, with translation MSECKLVKLVLHFSVAAYRGHQKVVKQLLTTDGVDPFTKNFKGETPLSLAAGNGHEDMVRLLLKVEGSDPDTKDFLGETPLCWAAGNGHETVVKLLLVTGVDPESKDSDGRTPFVVSGRKFTRPVILVPLIFTLSNILHLDSSQLQWQSRSEPLL
- a CDS encoding ankyrin repeat-containing domain protein — protein: MAFLRLPDELLLSVVSYLTLQREINSFARTNARLYNLLNTYLYRYNVEQNKSSALLWAAKNGQEETAKKSIAEGANVQLVSELNRTPLSWAAWNGNETVVKLLLATDGVDPNPPSSGGETPLSLAAWNGHEENVKGRDLIIFTGKCKTSLTTSHT
- a CDS encoding WD domain protein, giving the protein MNRPQQRDPGSTDSYTVAWICALEEEYFCACRMLDEEFTGPEISEDYDDNTYVYGRIEKHYVVIGCLPAGRYGTNSAACVARDMVRTFPHLRFALMVGIGGGAPTARNDIRLGDVVVSQPRDGFGGVIQYDLGKLRGGRFQRTGQLNAPPEKLLGVIPEMRRLFSDIRKPDRLAEHLQRLDDMEDYKRPAVDQLYAIEFPPVDRKACDEGASYSVVVRPERRSHRVFHVHYGNIASGNTVLKDAIVRDKFANDPELNILCFEMEAAGLMNTIPCLVIRGICDYCDSHKNDDWHKYAALTAAAYARGLLLVLRPQRVDAMPPWAERVAQKFEQVSRELSSLNNTQNTIQTRVECLDQKIDWGKLSAVQAAAFDSFANQHEEECLQGTRTKLLFQITEWAKSPEGKPIFWLNGRAGTGKSTIARTVAKNFQQAKVLGASFFFKRGEADRGNAMKLFQTIARQLIISTPQLIPAIQQTINDEPDIAGKSLKEQFDKLLLHPLLSLKSTDSQTRTMVIVIDALDEGERDEEMRIVLRLLPQLRKSKAVYLRVFLTSRPEWTILQEFSKITSCEHEDLILHDVPEPDVQHDISLFLDSRLSEIRKARSLANNWPGDANFRSLVTLSVPLFIFAATACRIFEDPQWDPNESLVEILAQENDGSEFNATYFPVINRLLTGQTKRKERILVHEFREIVGTIVMLESPLSVISLSQFIGMPKEHIDRRLGLLHSVLNISKDPTQPVRLFHLSFRDYLLDRETREKSPFGLDSKEMHYELTLKCLSACGGLRKNICALPSDGTHHAEIDRRKIDDCLPDALQYACQYWAHHLIQCRNLNNVMHDAFLFLQTHFLHWVEAMSLLGLTSEILGILDTLQTGISGNESPAIWDFLHDAKRFLLKNRQIVDEAPLQIYCAGLVFAPRTAIIRRQLRSEGPSWICQFPQVEERWSAELQALEGHSQPVNSVAFSSDGRLLASGSEDMTVRLWDTATGTYQQTLNGHSDRIHSVAFLPNGRLLASGSEDRTVRLWDTVTGELQKTIEGHLGTVQSVAFSPNGQLLVSGSTDRTVRLWDTETGALQQILKGHSSRVLSVVFSPDGRLLSSGSEDNIICLWEVVKGALQRTLTGHLGGIRSVVFSPNGRLLASGSEDRTVRLWDTVTGKLQKTFNGHLNAIQSVTFSPNSYLVVSGSTDKTMRLWDTETGALQQTLVQSGAIRSVAFSPHGQLVASGSRDSIVRFWDLAAGAPQQTFNGHSDRIHSVAFSPDGRLLATGSHDQTVRLWNIATGALLQTLNVNGLVHYLEFAPDGSYIWTNLGSLDVQFGWENHAPNLTNVDLDIFDKERQWIQLNGSNVLWLPTEFRPTSFAIHGNLIALGHASGRVSFIAFRI